A segment of the Labrus bergylta chromosome 11, fLabBer1.1, whole genome shotgun sequence genome:
ACTACAGTGCATCTGACCGTCGGGGCCGTGGCACGGCGACGAGACCTGTCCCAGAGGAACCATCTCCAGCCCGTCCTGCTGGCACGGCGCCACGCGGTGCATTAAAGGCAGAGTGCCGCTGGAGAACGTGCCATTGGCCTTGTTGTAACATCTGCTCGGAGACACGTGGAGACGGGGAGAAAAGAGGGACAAAGTTGTTTAGAAGGATGCTCACCCACTGACACTGacgtctcttcctctctgcagatACTTGTGGCTTTTCTACCAGACACAGAAACCCCTTGTGTTAATACTCCTCACAGAGTGTAAAACAATGACAGCTCTAACACAACTGGAGCTCGCTCacacagctgtaaaaaaaaaacaaaaaaacattttcaacagttGAACTGGGAGATGAAAGCTCCAGTCTAACTGCCTTTAAACAACTGTGACACGTTGTGGTTTTTACTCTTCGGTGAAGTTTTCCCGCAACTCAGACAGTTGCCCGCTGCGTGCTTCACTACGTTTCTCCTGAACTCGGCTTCCCTTCTATCTAGTTCATGATTGGACGGTGACCACACCCCCCTCTTTTCCCAGCAAGCCGGAGGTAAATAAACACAGGGCTCATTAGGTCTGCTGGCTGGGTGCACACTGGGTAAACTGTGATGCTGGGGACCCTTAAGTACATAAACAGGACAAGCAGGAGGGGGAACGAGTGTGtgtccatatgtgtgtgtgtgtgtgtgtgtgtgtgtacattcaCTCTGCTTAATATTATGAAATGCTAGGCACTTCTGTTTCAGCTTTCTGGGATATTTCAGCACccatttaataaaaaagtttCACTAAGAAtgcactttaaaacattttacaagttAATACACGTATCTTTGTTGTTTCAATGAGGTGCTCTTACAAAAAAAGGCAACTCAGATTCAGCAGAACAATCGCTTTGGACAGGGAGTGAAGATCAATGTCCTGTCTTTGGTTCATCAACAATCTGTCTTTCATTATtagattaaaataaatcttccaTATTTTTAAGGTCATGTAAAATATCTCCATGAACACAATccttaatgacttctgtcttaCCTGTTATTGTTGCAGAGGTTCTGACAGCTCATACAATCAGACGACTCTGTCTGTGGGAGCGCCGTGTACATGCCTCCACcctgaaaacaggaaacaacatttagaaaacacaaactgaaagtgaaCCTGCTGATCTACAAACATCACCTCTGCTCATTCATATCTGTAAATCACGGTgacatctctcactcacattaTGGTGATGGTGCGGGTGCGAGTGCTCGCAGTCCCGCGTGCTGTGAGGCAGGGTGCCGTCGTGGCCGTGTGGGTGGCCCGGTGAGAAGAGGCTGCCTGAGCCGTTGAGCAGAGCCAAACCGTTGGGGAGTTTGTGGTGGAGGTGATGGCACCCTTGGGGTAACATGGGACCGCTGTGCCCGTAGCCCCCGTGGACGCCTCCGTTGATGCGGCTGGAGCCGGGCAGCGTGGTGTACTCCAGAACGTGGCCGTTCATCTCCGCTTGCTGGTACAGGTAGCCAGGAGGGTCATACTCtacaggagggggaggggcgggggggTTAGATAACGAGTCTGACCGTCAGAGTGAGTTTTATTTAAGGAGAAATCCATCAGGACAAACTAGTGATTCATTATCAGCTCTGTTATTATTTAACCAACAACTTCTTTACAGGAAATAATGCATCCACAGCTCAGAATGAAAGAACAGAGGGAAGCTAATTTGACTGTTGCTAGTTGCCCAATTACCTACCTATTAAGTGAACTAAAACTGTGAATATATTTGCCAAACCAGGTTACTGAAACAGACCTTTTCCACTAGtctaaaatatcaaatatcatcATGTATTACTTCCTTGGATGTTATGGAACTTAACTTTCACATATAAAGTGAGCACCTGTGACACAACTCGAACTTTGTGCCTAAATCTTTAAGCCGCAAAGCCCCAAATGTTTACAGATCCAACAGGACTGTTAAAGAGTCCATCCAACAATGGCAAACACTTTTGCAAGCTCTGTGGGATCAATGAAAAGCACTGAGCACGGTTTGAGCACGCTGCATGAGCCGTCTTTAAGTAGGAAACAACTGAAACGTGTTGACTTCTTttagtgtgtttgagtgttgcaAACTCATTTTGAAAGAATGGATTACAGAACTCTCTTTGTCATCCAAAAATGTCAGAGTGCTTCTTTGATGCTAGCTTTGTGTTCATGTCTTTTTGTACTCACTCAGCATGTTGTTCTGTTGCCGATTCCTCCACAGGCACATGGCGATAAAAGCCAGCAGGATGAGCACCATCACTCCCAGAACGCAGCCGACAATCAGGTACAGCAGGCCTCCCGGTGGGCTGGGTGGCTCCTGTGGGTGGGGGCCCGGTGGGGTGATGGGGTGCTGGCTGGGCGACCCCGGGGACTGAcgtgctgcagcacagagagagaagaagaggaggaggaggggacgtcagctttttttatttattttttttaccctccagcaacaagagagaaaaaaaataacacagtaCCGAACTATAAAATGCAGACCATTGTTGTTGGTCTCGTAAAACCTGTGTGCATTTATGTTGTGTAATTATGGCCATCATACCCGTTATTAAAGTTACAGCCTTTGCAGGAACATGCCCCGACTTCAGAGAAGATGGAAGAAGTGTGAGTCATTCCTCGTGTGTTTCTTACCTCTGGTCTCACAGATCATGACGTTGCTGTAGTCGCTCTCTCCCCCGCCATTAAAGCACTGCATCTTGATATCGTAAGAGGTCTCAGGCTGGAGGTGGCCAATCATGTGCCAGTGTTTTACACCTGAGGAGGCGGAGGGAgcgggggagaggaggggggaggagaaaaAGGGAGGCAAAGGTGAGAAATCACTTCCTGGACTGTTGACTCACAAACTGTGTAAAGTCATGATCAGATCGTGCATCCTTTCCATCAGCTCTTTATGTCTCACACTTTCATGgaggtcatgtttttttatgctctctctcattcacacccccactcccccccccccccccccccccccccccaaacacacacacacttctctcttACTCTGTCAGTCCCAAGAGGGCCCAGACAGTTGCTTTACTCTAGACCAACTCCATATATGGCAGCTTCATGTTTGTCCTGGCTCGCCTCCAAtattctcacaaacacacacacacaccactgcaGCACACAATCACACCACTACGTGCTCTGAAATCACAGATGAAACAACAATCTCTGACACAGAAATGCTACATTTCCAACAAATGAGGCAGAAagaagctgttgttgttcttgtgttttgttcGATATGAAGTACAATAAATCAGTGCACATGTGCTACCAGCCCAGAggttgtttcatttattttaagaacTAATAATATAAAAGGCTAATTCTGCTCAGTGCTGTAAATGAGAATCAAGTTTTAAACACAGTAAATATGAGTTTGTGCTTAATCAGAGATTTCAGACATGCAGTTTGAAACGAGACCAAAGAGGATAATCTGGAGGGAACGTGTCAGCAGGCAGCAGAGCAGAGTACTGAACCTTAGCACACATAGTGAGCAGCCTGACCAGAGGAACAAAGTACcagatacatgtttttttaattgagtaGTTTAAAAGATTCAAGCTGTCTCTTATCTGTGAAgagataaaatgtttttttaatgtaggaATTAAAACAATTGTCTtgaagaatatttaacatttacttaaagtaagtttgaaaaataaatgtttttttcacttaaaatgtttacattttatcatgtaacaatattttttaaaatagagTTAGGACATATTTAGTGATTTCAaggaaaaatctgattttttctAAATCTTATTTCATCGTAAATTTCTGAAGAAAATCAGCCTTTTCTTGTGCACATGTATGATGATGTTAATTATAAAATTTCACTGAGTAGTTCTGACACTTGATTGGTTAAAAACTATCTCGATGTCTTTATCAGATACAAACACTGAATGTCTATTATCATatgtttattattaatataattgTTCGTTGTCTATACTAATATTGTCAATATGAATCTTACAGCTGAAAGAGTCAAACTGGCATATTCACTATTATGAGTCCTCGTTGTTCATGTGAATATCAGAGCGATCAGTTGATTATCCTACTTTGCTGTTCCTgctaataacacacacactcttactcTTCTTACTGGTTTTGTATTTATAGATATGTGTTAATCATTGttcttgtttctgtctttgtttgtctcactaatgtctgttcatcatgagtctggttctgcctCTTAGGGGCAGTTATTTTCTTGTCATGTGAAGTGCCTATTCATAACAAATATCTTGAGATAaaatttgttatgaattggtagtttacagataaagattgattgattgattgaccgAAAAAGTCATATGTATCATTTTCCATTGAACGCTTTTTAACCCTAAATCTTTTGATCCGTACCAAATCAGTGCTCACTTGTAGCCTGGTCTGCAGACATTTGTCCCTGACGGCGAGGAGGACTTTGTGGAAAACTAGACGTCCACATGTTAAAGAGCTGGGCGGAGGAAAgaccctcctccccttcctctacCAGGCTCCACTGTTAGCATTCCTCCCAGCAACCTGAGCCCCTCTCCTCTGTTCCGGCTCATATTTCAGCTCTGGCAACCatttattaaaaacagatttcagaGAGCACCGCTGCCCAGGGACAGCACTCTCTATaaatcacaacacaacacatgccCCCCTCTTCACAAAAAGCACACTCTGGACGCTCGGTATCCATTACCCTCCAAACTCCCAGTTTATCTGCAGAGTGAGCGAACTGTCGACAAACAATCTGCACCAGCTCCACACTCAATCTGCAgtggaaacagacacacaaacattcataaTCTTATTTCCACCCACCTTCCACCACGTCTCTTTTGTAGTCGCTGTCGTTGTCGCTGTCTGTGGGCCGGTAGTAGATGTAGAAGCCTTGGATCGGGGTGTTGTTGTTACTCGAGGGACTGTACTGCATggggatggaaaaaaaaaagattacattaGACCACTGCAATCTGGAGAGCAATTATTATACAAAGAGGGGAAATTTTCCAGCAACTAATGGCCCGGGTTGTTATCAGCAGATGGACTGAGAGCAGGACTGTGATTGCGCTGTCCGTCTGAAGTAGAGGAAGTAATGAGAGTGTCTGAGGTTAAGTAAATGTGGGGAACTATCTGCATCCATCTGCAGCCCAAACTGCAGTGAGGAGGACAAACAGCTTTGAAGAGAGCTGAATCAAACTGCAGACGGACAGAGCCTCTTAATCGCTGTGCAAGTAGAGCTCTAATCAGCACAGGTCTGATTGGTTCTCAGAGAGCCACCAGCAGCTTTAAACACAGGTGAGCCAGCTGGACAGAGACTCTGGATCACTCAAGTTATTGTGTCACTGGATGGCCGTACGCTGGTGGCAAGAAGTAACAGCTTATAAAGTCAAGTACTCTTCTTAATAGcattaactgtttttttatagTTATTTCCATTTCATGCAGGCACTTCTTCTCCTGCTGGTTGTTAACTTGGACGTTTAAGACTTGGATTTGAGTCCGGCtcaaaaatcagaaaacactaGACCAGGAGGTTTTGATTTCAAAACCAGTTCAAGCCAGAGTTCTGACCTTTAGAAAGCccagaacaaaacaacaaaaacatcaaagacaGTCGTCAGCAGGCCAAAAGTCatccattattttgttttccacaGAGAAGTATATCTGCAGGTGAACATAGATGTACGTGCAGCCAGAGCGTCTTTAATAATCCCTCGTCATAAAGGAAATCTGTGTGCAAACAAGAACTACAAACACAGTCAGTCGGAGCTGAACACAGCCAGTTAAAGGTGTGCCCATTTCTTCTCATGCTCTCAAAGTCTGTATTCATTTGACTGCTCTGGATGTtttgtccttcttttttttaaagacgctGCTTTTATTCAAGAACAGAATAATTCACTTGTTGAGTCAAACGTGatgtaaaaacaactgaaaaggaatggtgtaaaataaaaaaaaattggtccTCACAGTACTCACAGTCCAGCGCAGCATGATCTGAGTGTCACTGATGGCGTCTGTGGATGAGATGTGAGGTCCCACCACGGGCCGGTCTGCGATGCGCGGGCTGGCCTGAGGGACCTGGTACAGCTTGGAGGTGATGCTGTGAGGACTCTCGCCGTACATGTTCACTGCCATCACGCGGAACCTGTAGCTGGAGCCTGAGAATGAAACACAATGTTACACATGCAGCAGAGTACCCGAGTCGAGTTTATTAAAGACAGCCTGATGTCTGTTTCTAACCATACCTCATCACATCCAGCTTAAAAAGGACTGAAATCTAAATGTATATTTGAGTATTATTCTATACATTTTGACTTGAACTGTGTCAGAGAAACATCAAAACATGCGTTTCTCACTACACCATAAACATGACTGCATGCTTTAGAAACTCAGAAAGCTGTCCAtcaatatataaataataagtATCCGGTCAGACGCTTCATGTCATGCTTGTCAGATTTTTGAAGTCTCACCAGGCTCTAGGTTGCGGACTTCCACAGACAGTTTGAGAGGTGAGATATTATCCGCAGCCACGACCCACTCGGCGCTACGCCCGCGTTTGTACTCCACGCGGAAAGCTGTGATCGGAGAGCCGCCGTTGGCTCTGGGAATCCAGGTGACATACACCGAACTTTCAGTCGCCATGGAGATGGTCGGGCGATCGGGAGCCTCGGGtactgaaacaaaacacagaataaaCTTAAGTCGCGTAAACATGACTGTGAATTCAattaaaacatacacacacacacacacacacacacacacacacatacacacagagctgGTTAAGTTCATCAGTGCATCCTAAATCATGTACGGATAGTAGACGTCaacagacaggaaaaaaaaagaagaagaaaacacatcagAGTGAAGCGGCATGCCGTGAGTAATGTGTACTTACTGCCTGGGCTCTTAGCCACAGAGTTAGAGAGGGcaggagagagtaagagagagagagagagagagagagagagagagagagagagagggggttagTGGAAAGACCAATGTGGTTTCTGTAAAGTTGGCCTGCTCGTAATGGGAGTAAAACatgcgcacacacgcacagacgcacacacacatacacacatgtaaaGTGTGTTCTGCTTACAGCATCTCTCATCCACAGAGTCATTACAGGGTGTCAACTATCGTCTCACTGCTTTGCACTccgaggcagagagagaggcaaagcAGACCACATCAAAACAGTGAAAGCTCTGAGAACTATTCAGCACAGTCCGGTCATGAACTCCACAGTAAATATCTTCACGACAGAAAGCAACATTATCTCCTCGGAAACATCCCACAATCATCGTCTTGCACACAGTCCAGCAGCTGCGGCAGGGTCCAAACACTCTGCAAAGACAAGAAGACGCTTGTGTCGGCACCTACCTCTGTCGTGTATGACCACACCAAAGTGTGTGTTGGGGGTTTTGTCCTCCGGGGCTTTGGGTGCCATGGAGATGACGGGAGGCTTGGACGGGTTCTTGTTGGAGGTGGTGCTCTTCTCTGAGGGCGGAAAAAGGAAAAGCTGGgaataagaaaacaacaaaaaaaaaaaaacacaaggtcCAAAAGGTCTCCAGGGCTATCAGTTCCAGCAAACGCACATGGAACAGCTCCGGATGTTGGCTCTGAAATCTAAAATTTCCTCCTGGCTTCCTGAGCTGGTTCAGGCTTTATCAGGGTGGGTTTCAGATTTCCACTTGACAACGCTGCAGTTACACTTAGCTGTGTTGTTGCCTGGAtgattgtgtgaatgtgaatatgTGTTCGATTAAACACTTCCAAACAATTCTACCAAGAATTATATTTATACAGTCAAGTTCTGTGGtagagcttttaaaaaaagcattctcaaaagattgttttttgttttttttagatgagaTTCTTGAACAGTAAAgtgagaaatacaaaatgagAATTAGTGAAGTATTTCTTCACAGAGTTTGTCACATCTGGACTAAAGACCCCGGCTTTGGACTGGTTGGTATTTTCTCAAAGAACCACTCCTGGGATATATAATCACATCTGTGGGTTTGGACAGTATGGTACATATTTCTGACCAGCAAAACATTTCCCAGCCTGCTGTGGTACGGCATTTTAGCATTTTGTAATTTTCTATTCTTTGTATTCTTATttttctcacaaacacaaaaaaaaactttctgaaCAGAGTCTGTCACTATGATTGTGATACTGATCCTTACGTGATTATTCTTAAGAGTGTGAATCAAcaagttgtctttttttaaaggactttTTTGGGGCTTTCTATGTCTTCatttgtagagacaggacagtggatcgagtcagaaacaggtagagagagagagcagagaatgacatgcagtaaaagGAGGCACAGGTCTGATccgcatgggggggggggggggtggtcttTTAAAAAGGATCCAGTATAAGAGTGAACAGAGTAGGTATTTAATCATCTAGGTCATTTTCACATGTTTCTACACAGTTATCAACCTTAGCTTAGTTTAAAAACACTTGTGCTCTTCCATAAGTCACAAACATGATGTCTGTATCTGGATGTGTACTGAAGGCAcagacagaaatgaaactaCAACTTGAGGGGGGGATATTTGTTACTTcctgaaacagaaatgtaaagggGGTTTTGCATTTTTTCTGCTCTCATGAGACAGCTTTTGATGCATGTTTCTACTCTGATCAATTTCTTCCTGAATGTCTGCTGAACTTCAAGTCCAGATGCTCTTTAACTCAAAGAGTCTGACATTGAAAACCTGAcatttattgttgatgttttaGCCAGCTGAAAAGTTTCCTCTTTCTATGGCGTCTTTGTTGAAAAAACACGGTTCAGTTTTGTCATCTCTGAGTGAAATATTCTCAGGGATACGGTGGGAAACAGCAAACAGCCTGACCCACACACACGGTTATTAAAGGGGCTCctctggttgttgttgttgtttccacAATATGTGTAAGACAAAGACAGGGTGGACTAACCCTTGCCCGTGCGGAAGGTGAGCATGGCCGGCTGTCCCTCGCCTGCTGTGCTTCGAGCCACCATCAGCACCTCGTAGAGACTGGAGGACTCCAGCTCTGACAGCCGGAGCGTCTTCTCACTGCCAGGGACACGAACTGTGTGCCAGTTCCCGACCACAGTTCCCATTTCAtcaacctgacacacacacacagacacacacacagacggccacacacacagacaaatacaaacacatgactaaatatgacagtcagaaaaacagaatcatctgtgggtctctctctctctctctctccgagcataaataacaacagagaACAGCCTCAGAAAACAATCCCTGGGAGATTTCTGTCACAATTTCCGACTCCAGCTAAACAGAGTCCAGCTGCCAGCAAAGTCTTAACTCGTATCGCTGCAGCTTTATAGTCAGAGAGAGCCCGTTACTTAAGCAAACACAGGAAAATGACCAAGCTTTCCACAAGTACAGGTCCTAGATTTACTTTCTGTATTTAATGAGCAAATTATATCGTCCGGTTTTCAGTTAGTTTGAGGAAAAACACTTCAGgcaaaggttttgtttttctgtaaaaatctgtttctaagacaaaagtaaaaaaaataagtgaaaATAGGCTGCTTGTATTTTTCCCTCACCTTGCGGTATTTGACAAAGTAAGCGTTGATTGGCGTCCCTCCATCCCGTCCCGCCTTCCACTCGAGGTCGTAAATATCAGGTTTGTGAGTTTGGGGTGGGCTGATGATGATGGGCGCCTCAGGAGTCGGACGGTCACTGCTCCGCTCCGCCGGCAGGCTGTGCACGTCGCCCTCCTCCTCGGTCAGGAAGCGCTCGTGACCCTCGTCGCTCTGCATGGGGTGCAGCGATGGCGAGGCAGACGAGCTCGGCTGTGGATCTGTCAGGGGGAAGAATAATCAAAGGTTATTTTAGTGGGAATGGAAGTGAAAGTTGGATGGCAGCGCCGCAGTGAAGCTTACAAAAGATAAAAACCGTGGAAAACTTCCTTTTTGttccagctttaaaaaaaaaaaatcaatctccAATTTCCGTTATTTTGAAGAccgtagcaaaaaaaaaaagactgaattgCACAAAAACGTTGGCAATGTCACCATACAGAAatgttgccaacatatttgtttaatttagacAGAGTGCAGGTGTTGAGCAGCAACTTATAGtaataaaaaacaggaaatccCCCGGTATTTGGTGACTAGGACTTGAATTTTGTTCCTTTGTATTGAAACAGGTAATGATAGTTATTTCTGATTTTTACTAAGTttacaaagtttaaaatctggCATCTGGACGTAAAGTTCACTGCAGGATAAAGAGTCTTATTAACCAACTTTACTGCCAACATGAGGTAACtgcttgaatgtgtgtgttttgatttttagattttttttaatgtgaatatTAAGTTGTGCTGAGTTATGGACATCTGGAGAAAGTCCACTAATAAAAAGCTGAAGCAATGGCAACAATGAAACTCAGTGATGCAGCGTGCAGAGGTGGCCCAGCATGTCAACAGGGGACAAGCACTGCTGGAAAGTTTGACTTTTGGAACaagctttttttaatctacataaaataacaagaaaaaaagctgggtcctctgctgcactacaTAATCAAGCtttgtttgttcatttcatTAAACCTGAGCCAGAGCCAACACGGTCCACCTGGGCAAATCCTGCAGGCTGGAAGCCTTATTACGGCTGACACCAGCTTGGCAGAGCCCGGGTGGAATTTTTTCACAGACGTTTGGAGGACACTGAGCTCAGCCAAtacgagggagagagagagagcgcgcccGATTCTGAGCCACACCACTGAGGTCAGAGAGCACCGTGATTCAATATTAAAACCTAAAGTTAAGGAGTTTAGAGCTCTGAGGTTTGCCACAGAGGACCTCTGCGTGGTCCTGAGTCCTGAGGTTTTGTGCTGTTTTGTGTGCGGCACCGGTTCACTTAAACAAACAGGCCCCGGAGTTGGTAACACTAGACCTGATCCTGGGACTGCGGCCAGCTGCCACACATTCCATACGCCAACCATTAAAATACCGGAGCGAATCAGAGCCCAGCGATACATCCAGTCATACACACTCTCCTGTTCGTTCTCTCCCCGCTGCCCTTCAACCACTCTGACTCACACAGCCTCACCACAGAGGCTCCTCCCccaacacactgacacaagaGGAGGCAATTAAGGCCACAGCTTCCTCGCCATCCTGAAGGAGGGGAGGGATGTTTTTCAGAGTAAGCACCGATACACCTGGACAGATTTTTCCTGCCAGGTCCTTCCCAGAAAAAAGGTCAGTCCATTAGAGAGAAACACCTGGGAGTGAATGTGAAGGTGAATCATGAAGGATCACCAGCAGGGACGAGAGTTTGGGCAGAGTTCagcagcagtttaaaaaaaaaataaaaaaaaattaagaacagaggagcacagtgtgtgtgttgattgaGAATGACAGGGTGGAAACAGCCAATGGCATGACAGAATAAGGACACCACATGTCCCCCTGTGAGTACATCCCACTTAAAAGGATGAAAGCAGCTGGTTGTCACGGTGACGGGAGCAACCGTACCAAACAGAAAACTAAGAGATAATTCAGATTAGTCTTCTGTGATGAATTATAACAGCACCC
Coding sequences within it:
- the cdon gene encoding cell adhesion molecule-related/down-regulated by oncogenes isoform X1 — protein: MDSGLRVLLSTVLCLSQSLLISCSSHYPSFLSEPSSLVQSQGSVARLRCSVTPSSAVISWRFQGLPLGRDTLPGLELDQGSLTISSLKPGHVGAYQCVARFDRHGPAVASRLARVAIAEISEYEDGRRRSLSVQEGSTVLIECPLPHSVPPALPRLRARGERIEVSTDDFLVLPSGNLQIISVSAQHQGMYKCGAFNPVTGETVMRSHGTKLSVKHSDSTSQVRIIYPTAPVNVSVQLSQPLTLECVVSGSPAAKWFKNGEEVTPGPSLQLQHNNLAFATPTRSDEGSYTCAAETEQGTVTSAKYTVNVLEPVSITEGLTDQLVSPGSSARFTCLSRGNPSPNITWLFNAEPVVPSRRFQMSGSSLVVTDVTKQDEGVFQCLLDNGISSAQSCGALTTQSDPQPSSSASPSLHPMQSDEGHERFLTEEEGDVHSLPAERSSDRPTPEAPIIISPPQTHKPDIYDLEWKAGRDGGTPINAYFVKYRKVDEMGTVVGNWHTVRVPGSEKTLRLSELESSSLYEVLMVARSTAGEGQPAMLTFRTGKEKSTTSNKNPSKPPVISMAPKAPEDKTPNTHFGVVIHDRVPEAPDRPTISMATESSVYVTWIPRANGGSPITAFRVEYKRGRSAEWVVAADNISPLKLSVEVRNLEPGSSYRFRVMAVNMYGESPHSITSKLYQVPQASPRIADRPVVGPHISSTDAISDTQIMLRWTVSTYSPSSNNNTPIQGFYIYYRPTDSDNDSDYKRDVVEGVKHWHMIGHLQPETSYDIKMQCFNGGGESDYSNVMICETRARQSPGSPSQHPITPPGPHPQEPPSPPGGLLYLIVGCVLGVMVLILLAFIAMCLWRNRQQNNMLKYDPPGYLYQQAEMNGHVLEYTTLPGSSRINGGVHGGYGHSGPMLPQGCHHLHHKLPNGLALLNGSGSLFSPGHPHGHDGTLPHSTRDCEHSHPHHHHNGGGMYTALPQTESSDCMSCQNLCNNNRCYNKANGTFSSGTLPLMHRVAPCQQDGLEMVPLGQVSSPCHGPDGQMHCSEQGADAGCHPDEHRESSPSQHSCCLVGNNENCPADNTAEEELECVDMEGPVVCWESLGLPDLDCDEKPGWISSSSLAGELIQPGPQEV
- the cdon gene encoding cell adhesion molecule-related/down-regulated by oncogenes isoform X2: MDSGLRVLLSTVLCLSQSLLISCSSHYPSFLSEPSSLVQSQGSVARLRCSVTPSSAVISWRFQGLPLGRDTLPGLELDQGSLTISSLKPGHVGAYQCVARFDRHGPAVASRLARVAIAEISEYEDGRRRSLSVQEGSTVLIECPLPHSVPPALPRLRARGERIEVSTDDFLVLPSGNLQIISVSAQHQGMYKCGAFNPVTGETVMRSHGTKLSVKHSDSTSQVRIIYPTAPVNVSVQLSQPLTLECVVSGSPAAKWFKNGEEVTPGPSLQLQHNNLAFATPTRSDEGSYTCAAETEQGTVTSAKYTVNVLEPVSITEGLTDQLVSPGSSARFTCLSRGNPSPNITWLFNAEPVVPSRRFQMSGSSLVVTDVTKQDEGVFQCLLDNGISSAQSCGALTTQSDPQPSSSASPSLHPMQSDEGHERFLTEEEGDVHSLPAERSSDRPTPEAPIIISPPQTHKPDIYDLEWKAGRDGGTPINAYFVKYRKVDEMGTVVGNWHTVRVPGSEKTLRLSELESSSLYEVLMVARSTAGEGQPAMLTFRTGKEKSTTSNKNPSKPPVISMAPKAPEDKTPNTHFGVVIHDRVPEAPDRPTISMATESSVYVTWIPRANGGSPITAFRVEYKRGRSAEWVVAADNISPLKLSVEVRNLEPGSSYRFRVMAVNMYGESPHSITSKLYQVPQASPRIADRPVVGPHISSTDAISDTQIMLRWTYSPSSNNNTPIQGFYIYYRPTDSDNDSDYKRDVVEGVKHWHMIGHLQPETSYDIKMQCFNGGGESDYSNVMICETRARQSPGSPSQHPITPPGPHPQEPPSPPGGLLYLIVGCVLGVMVLILLAFIAMCLWRNRQQNNMLKYDPPGYLYQQAEMNGHVLEYTTLPGSSRINGGVHGGYGHSGPMLPQGCHHLHHKLPNGLALLNGSGSLFSPGHPHGHDGTLPHSTRDCEHSHPHHHHNGGGMYTALPQTESSDCMSCQNLCNNNRCYNKANGTFSSGTLPLMHRVAPCQQDGLEMVPLGQVSSPCHGPDGQMHCSEQGADAGCHPDEHRESSPSQHSCCLVGNNENCPADNTAEEELECVDMEGPVVCWESLGLPDLDCDEKPGWISSSSLAGELIQPGPQEV